CCTTGGCTTTAATATCTAAACGCGATGGCCGTACCGCAAGCGTCGCGGGGCCAGCGCTACACCCATTCGCTGGCAATTTATGCACAAACCCTCGTACTTCAATTTCAGCCATCTCGTTTGAAACATCTAGCACCTCGCAGGGAATTAAATTGGCTTCGCCAATAAAGTCTGCAACAAAATGGTCTGCTGGTGCATCATATAGCTGCCTTGGGGATCCGATTTGTGCAATTGCTGCGTTTCGCATAACCACAATCTCATCCGAGACGGCCAACGCCTCTTCTTGATCATGGGTGACATAAATCACCGTTAAGCCAAGGTTTTGCTGAATTTCGCGTATTTCTTCGCGCACTTGCCGCCGCAATTTTGCATCTAAATTTGACAAAGGCTCGTCAAATAAAAGCACCTGCGGCTCCAGCACCAAGGCGCGCGCAACCGCAACGCGCTGTTGTTGCCCGCCCGATAATTCGCTTGGCAATCTATCGCCATAGCCTGAAAGCCCAACCAGTTCGAGCCCCGCGCTGGCCCTCTCAAGCGCCTCAGGCTTCTTAAATCCAGAAAAATTTAACCCATAAGAGACATTTTCCAACACGCTCATATGGGGAAATAAAGCATAGGATTGAAATACCATCGACACATCACGATCGGTGGCTGGCAATTTTGTAACATCAAGCCCGCCAATCATAATTTTGCCTTTGCTCGCCATTTCCAAACCCGCAATCATCCGCAAAGTCGTTGTCTTACCGCATCCGGATGGCCCCAAAAGCGTGACCAGTTTACCCGCCTCAATATTGAGATTGATCGAATCCACAGCAACCACATCTTTTCCATAAATTTTAGTAACATCATGAAAGGAAACCGGTGCTGCATTGCTCTTAATTCCGACCATATTTTAATCTCCCGAATTGGCCCGCCGGCC
The sequence above is drawn from the Rhodobacteraceae bacterium IMCC1335 genome and encodes:
- a CDS encoding ATP-binding cassette domain-containing protein, which translates into the protein MVGIKSNAAPVSFHDVTKIYGKDVVAVDSINLNIEAGKLVTLLGPSGCGKTTTLRMIAGLEMASKGKIMIGGLDVTKLPATDRDVSMVFQSYALFPHMSVLENVSYGLNFSGFKKPEALERASAGLELVGLSGYGDRLPSELSGGQQQRVAVARALVLEPQVLLFDEPLSNLDAKLRRQVREEIREIQQNLGLTVIYVTHDQEEALAVSDEIVVMRNAAIAQIGSPRQLYDAPADHFVADFIGEANLIPCEVLDVSNEMAEIEVRGFVHKLPANGCSAGPATLAVRPSRLDIKAKAGIKATVRKATYVGNRMEYSLNIGGLDIFAVHDDVDNPLSIDEEIHLGLFETGPVLLPAL